CTTAAACTTCTCTCTGAATCACCTTCGGATGCAGTGACGGCGGTCTTATTACCTGAAGGTGTGGATGGTGATAAACTGGTAAAAATTTTAAGGACAAAATATGGTATGTCCATAGCAGGCGGGCAGGAACAACTAAAAGGTAAAATCATAAGAATTTCCCACCTTGGCTGGCAGGATGAGTTTGATGTCCTCACAGCAATCAGCGGTGTTGGTGTGGGACTTAGGGAAATGGGTGTTGAGATTGACATTGAAAAAGGCATCTCAGTCGCCCGGAAGATATTATTTGGTTGAAGAAGAGTGTTTTGTCCTAATAAGAAATATTCAAAAATTAAGAGTGGTTTATTTCTTTTATTGACTGGTTAATTTTATCCGCAAAATCAGAAAAATTATCAAACCAGTATTGTCTATAATTCTCTAAAACTTCTGCACTACCTCTTTTTACCTTAAGTAGCAGTTTTGTAATTATTGAAATACCGTTGTTGTACGGAAAGACTCTAATCTTTTTCTGTCCATTTTCTTCAACCTCAAATATCCTTGAAAAACCATCAATCTTTCTGTATCCATCGGCATATTCTGTCCCTTTTGGGTCAACAAACAGAATCAAGTATTTTTTGCCTTTTTGTGCCCAGAAGATAAAGTCCGGTTTGAAATTAACGACATTATTTTCCTTCGGGTTGTAATAAGGAATAAAAACTTCGTCCAGAGTTTGGTCAATCTTTGAAAACATCCACCAGTCAAACTGCGTAAAAATATTGTTCGGATTTGCAAGATATCCTTCTAACTCCTCAATAAATCTTACCTCACTATCAACATTTATGATATGATTGAGGTAATCAATTTTTTCTGTCTCTGAAACTATTATAGGAAGATAGTAATGGTTAGCAAGATACTTGATTTTAATTCTTTGATTGTTAATCTCGTAATGAGAAGATTGGTCAAATAACTTAAGTTGTTCATCATACTTTTTCCGTTTTCCTGTTTTAAATAATTCGTCTAACTGTTTCTCGTGTTCTGGTTTATTCCTTATGATTTCAATTCTCTTTTTGATTTCCTCATATTTTTCGCCATCACTGAACCTGACTTTCTTAAAATGCACGATTTCACCTTCTAATTTTTTAAATTCATCCAACTCTTTGTTTTTAACTCCAAAATATTCAAAAATCCGTTCCAGAGTTAACTCCGGTTCAAAGAGCGAGTCCCTTTCGTCAAAATCATAGTACCTATCTTTGTTCGCAAAACTTTCTTTCACTTTATTCAAAACCTTTACTTCACAATTATATTTAGCCAGAGCAACTTTATCACCTAAAAATCTGTAGAATTGCGATGTTATATCAAAATCTTCCCTCCTGATGGAATATCTCTGGATGTCTTTTTCTTCAGCAAAAATTCTTTTAGAGTTTTTGTAAACTGGCACCAGAAGAAGATGTCTTTGCACCTCCGGGTTTAAGATAAACAATTCACCCAAACTCTTATCCTGTTTTTCTGCTTTTAGCGTTGCGATTATTTCTTTTAAGTTTTTCGTGTTGGTTCCAAAAACGAACAGGGACTCAATTGGTAAAATCAGATTTTTAACTTTTTCAAAAACTTCATTTTTAATTTTCTTTGCATTTAATAACTTTTGAAGTCGTTTTCTTTGATGTTTTTGTGGCTCTATTCTTACGCCTCTGCCAACTGATTGCAGAATGAATTTTTTGGCATCACTTCCTACTCCAATATTAATAAACAAAATAATGTTTGGTCTGTTAGAATCCCAGCCCTCGTAAAAAGAACGAGAGCCCATTAAAATATTTATATCTGAATCATCCTGATTGATTCTCTTAAAATAACTTTCATTTTCAACACTTTCAATTATCTCATATCCTTCAAGTTTATCATCCAGCCATCCAGAAATGTCTCCGATTTTTATTAACGCAAATGGCTTGTCAGCCGTTATTAGTTTAAAAATCAATTCCTGTCTATTCCCTGGGATTTTTAAAACCTCAATTGTACCCGGAGTTTTAGCGTTCAAAACATCTTTCAAAACATCCTTATAGTCCAATTTTCTAATTAAATCAGCATTTATTAAACATTTAAGTTCCTCAAACTCAAATGTTGAATGGTCATTGAACTCTTTGATAAGTTCTTGCTTCGCATTATTAAATAAATCTGCTCTAATTTCATTT
The genomic region above belongs to bacterium and contains:
- a CDS encoding alanine--glyoxylate aminotransferase family protein is translated as LKLLSESPSDAVTAVLLPEGVDGDKLVKILRTKYGMSIAGGQEQLKGKIIRISHLGWQDEFDVLTAISGVGVGLREMGVEIDIEKGISVARKILFG
- a CDS encoding DEAD/DEAH box helicase family protein encodes the protein MINKLYLQHIVYDIPFETLPAKWQRFDFSRFSKDKTLFDFQQDALKNSLKALHLFLKDKNSDKKSLFEHYKLNGLEEDFDYDLKKKQDSKTAKYLLEYPEDYPVVDNKISFAHFINRMSFWMATGSGKTLIIVKLIEFIGKLITEKELPERDILFLAHRDDLLEQFKNHIEEFNNFNFDTKINLKSLRDYESVKRESILPFARNEITVFYYRSDLISDEHKEKIVNFRNYDNGGKWYVLLDEAHKGDKEDSKRQILYSILSRNGFLFNFSATFTDPRDFATCIFNFNLSKFVEEGYGKHIYVSSANVASFRDKQNDFSQIEKQKIVLKTMLLLTYINKYFKKIKGVDGSFYHRPLLLTLVNSVDVEESDLELFFRELERVAKNEIRADLFNNAKQELIKEFNDHSTFEFEELKCLINADLIRKLDYKDVLKDVLNAKTPGTIEVLKIPGNRQELIFKLITADKPFALIKIGDISGWLDDKLEGYEIIESVENESYFKRINQDDSDINILMGSRSFYEGWDSNRPNIILFINIGVGSDAKKFILQSVGRGVRIEPQKHQRKRLQKLLNAKKIKNEVFEKVKNLILPIESLFVFGTNTKNLKEIIATLKAEKQDKSLGELFILNPEVQRHLLLVPVYKNSKRIFAEEKDIQRYSIRREDFDITSQFYRFLGDKVALAKYNCEVKVLNKVKESFANKDRYYDFDERDSLFEPELTLERIFEYFGVKNKELDEFKKLEGEIVHFKKVRFSDGEKYEEIKKRIEIIRNKPEHEKQLDELFKTGKRKKYDEQLKLFDQSSHYEINNQRIKIKYLANHYYLPIIVSETEKIDYLNHIINVDSEVRFIEELEGYLANPNNIFTQFDWWMFSKIDQTLDEVFIPYYNPKENNVVNFKPDFIFWAQKGKKYLILFVDPKGTEYADGYRKIDGFSRIFEVEENGQKKIRVFPYNNGISIITKLLLKVKRGSAEVLENYRQYWFDNFSDFADKINQSIKEINHS